Proteins from a genomic interval of Oncorhynchus kisutch isolate 150728-3 linkage group LG28, Okis_V2, whole genome shotgun sequence:
- the LOC109872865 gene encoding uncharacterized protein LOC109872865 isoform X4 produces the protein MASVSDLQARRVENNNTRTLLNSEGVYEAAEDNSSQIILENPDPDIVKTISHYFDAALSGQNYVLSHPVTDHGAESSADSRDSGDSLFITQVPVSEVVRSVRRCHSKERSEFTCTIESEEESGDKDGPATPQRKQQVSQAMKHHKRKAERHGLKKYSFPFLGSIYRSKPLSSREWAYKKTHLPLLKSVTFSSKAIGGFFRCVKTLQKFSKGKATLASALPNRYLDKEDRRWNLKVVMMTSEWWKIHF, from the exons ATGGCTTCTGTCAGTGACCTGCAAGCTCGACGAGTTGAAAATAATAATACACGCACTCTGTTAAACTCAGAAGGCGTTTATGAAGCAGCAGAAGATAATTCATCCCAGATCATTCTGGAGAACCCCGATCCTGATATCGTTAAAACAATCTCACATTATTTCGATGCTGCTCTCAGTGGGCAGAACTATGTGTTATCCCATCCCGTCACAGACCATGGCGCTGAGTCTTCAGCAGACAG TAGGGATTCAGGGGACAGCCTGTTCATAACTCAAGTGCCAGTGTCTGAGGTGGTGAGGTCTGTGAGAAGATGCCACTCAAAGGAGAGGTCAGAGTTCACATGTACCATAGAatcagaggaggagagtggggacAAAGATGGACCTGCCACTCCCCAAAGGAAGCAGCAGGTCTCACAGGCAATGAAACATCACAAGAGGAAAGCAGAGAGGCATGGCCTGAAAAAGTACTCCTTTCCCTTTCTGGGGAGCATTTACAGAAGTAAACCCCTATCTAGTCGAGAGTGGGCTTACAAGAAAACACACCTACCACTATTAAAGAGTGTGACCTTCTCG AGTAAGGCAATTGGAGGCTTTTTTAGATGTGTCAAAACACTGCAGAAGTTCTCTAAAGGAAAAGCGACTTTAGCTTCAGCTTTACCAAACAGATATCTGGATAAGGAAG ACAGGAGGTGGAATCTGAAGGTAGTGATGATGACATCAGAGTGGTG GAAAATACACTTTTAA